Within Verrucomicrobiia bacterium, the genomic segment TCGAGCTCTATTGCTACCGCGTCGCTTCCGCCGTGGGGCTGTTAAGCATCGAAATCTTCGGCTATTCCAACCCGGCTTGCCGCGATTATGCCATCTACCTGGGCAAGGCCCTGCAATTAACCAACATCCTGCGCGATGTCCGCTCCGATGCCCAGCGCGGGCGCATTTACCTGCCCTTATCGGAACTGGACCGCTTTCAGGTTCGCCCCGAGGAAATCCTGCGTTTCGAATACTCCGAGCGTTTTCATGCGCTGGCATCGAGCGTGGGCAAGCGGGCGCGTCATTTTTACCAACTGGCGCGCGATACCCTTCCGGCGGCAGACCGCCGGGCGATGGTGGCGGCAGAATTGATGGGCTCGGTTTATTGGCGTTTGCTGGCCAAACTCGAACGCCAGCATTTCCAGGTGTTTGCTCCGCAGCCGACCGCCCTGACCAAGGCCCAGAAGGTCTTGCTCATCTTGCAGGCCTGGTACCGCTTTGCGTCCGGTTCCACCACACCCGCCTATGCGGCCTCCTGAAATTTCCGGCCCATGAGCACTGCCCCAAAACGACAACGCCGGTTTTTGCCAATGAGTTTTTTCTCCCTGCTGGCGGTCCTTTCTTCCGCTTCAGCCGCTCCGGGCAACACCTTCAATGTGCGTGACTATGGCGCAGCCGGTGATGGAGTGACCCTGGACACGGCTGCCATTAACCAGGCAATCCAGCAATGCTCCCAATCCGGCGGCGGCCAGGTGCTTGTTCCCGCTGGCCGATACCTTTCTGGCACGATTCATTTGATGAATCATGTGACACTTTTTTTGGCTGCCGGCTCGACCTTGCTCGGCGCCACCAACCTGGATTTATACCAGCAGCCGCAGGTGCCCTCGTTCATGCCCGAGGCGAAATGGGGCAAATGGCATCGGGGCTTGATTGTCGGTGAAAACCTCCAGGATATCGCAATTGCCGGGTTCGGTACTATTGACGGGCACAAGGTGTTTGATCCGACTGGTGAAGAGCACATGCGAGGACCTCATGCCATCGTCCTGGTCAACGTCCGCGGCTTCAGTTTGCGGGACCTCTCCATTGTCGATGCCGCCAACTATGCCGTCTTTTTTGAAGCCAGTGACGATGTGGATATCCGCAACGTTAAAATTGCGGGCGGCTGGGATGGCGTACACTTCCGCGGCGCGCCGAAGCGTTGGTGCCATCATGTGAGTATAATCGGCTGCCAGTTTTATACCGGCGATGACTCGATAGCGGGACGTTACTGGGATAACGTGCTGATCTCGGGCTGTGTCCTGAATTCCTCTTGCAATGGGATTCGGCTCATTGGCCCCGCGACACGGCTCATCGTGGACCGGTGCCTGTTCTACGGCCCCGGCCAAAGGCCGCATCGCACTGGGGGTCGCACCAACATGCTCAGTGGCATCATTCTGCAACCGGGCGCCTGGGACAGGACCGAGGGACTGCTGGATGACGTGCTGCTGTCCGGCAATACCATGCATGACGTCGCCTCGCCGGTCACTATATGGACAAAACCCGGAAACCCCGTGAACCGGATAACCATCTCAGGCTTGAACGCAACCGGGGTTTACCGCTCGGCCTTGTCGGTGGAAAGCTGGTCTGATGCTCCGATAACCAACCTGGTCGTGCGCGACGCGAGCATTGAGTTCGCAGGCGGCGGCACGCAACGGCAGGGCCTCGAGTCTGTCAAAAAGCCGGGGGCCGATGCGCGCCGTTTGCCCGCCTGGGGGCTCTACGCGCGCAACGTCCAGCACCTGACCGTTGAAGATGTTCGCCTGAGTGTCGCCGCCGACGATGTGCGCCCGGTGTTGATGGCCGATAGAGTCGAACAATTGACCTTGGATAATTTCAGGTTTACACCCGTTCCCGGCGTGAAGGAGCCGATGGCCTTGAGCCGGGTCGCGCATCTCACCGTGCGTGACGCGCAGCCAACAGCCAACTGAGCGCTTGGAGACGACCGCAGTATCCGTGGGTTTGGGGGGTCGCCTTCGGTCCTGCCGATGCATCCGAAGAAAGTGTCGTTCGGACAACTTTGATCAAGCAGCTCAAGGCTTGCCGGGATTTGGGATCCGACTTCACGTCCCGGAGGGACATCCGACAATAGCCTAACGCTTCAGCGTTGGGGTGGGAACCTCGCAGCCATAGTCCCGAAGGGACGGCTGAACCTGCATCTTTGCGTCCTGAGCCGTCACTTCGAGACTCATGCCCCCGAAACCTCTCCCCAACAGGATACAGCAACGTTGGCACAAGGCTCCCCCTGCCGCGCTCTCTGGCGCCAGTCCGCTCTCTGGCGCCAGTCCGCGCCAAGCGTCGTGGACTGCGCCAGTACCTCTGACGCTTTTAGACCGCCCCTTGTGTTAAGTCCCATTTTCCCTTTCACATCCGGCATTGAGAATTTCGTGAACTATAGGATTCTTCCACTTGTGAAGTTGCCGCTCGACAGCGACGTTCCGTTTGAGAAACTGACTCACTACCTCCTGGTGCCGCAGGCCCGGGCGGACAAGTCGGCTTTTCTCGCGCGAGCCGGTTACACGCCCGCAACGGCGGCACTCCTGCGTCAGGATCTCCTCTCGCAGATATTGCCGCTGGATGCCCTGCCCGCCGGTACTAATCAGTTCGGCAATTACTTTGAAATTCGAGGCCCATTGCGCGGACCAAACGGGGAAGCCTTGCGGGTGAAGACCATCTGGATGCGTGAGCACTTGTCAGAAGCCACTCGTTTCAATACCTTGCTTCCGGACAAGACGAAGATGCCATGAAGTTCGAACTTTACACCGACGCCGTTCTGACGGCCGACCTGCCGGAGCACCGCCTGCAACGGGGCGACATCGTCAAGCTTGTCGAGCACCATGTGGCGCGCAATGGTACTGAGGGCTATTCCATCGAGGTCTTCAACGCCCTGGGGGATACCATCGCCGTTACGGCGGTTTCTGAATCGGCCCTCGAGCCGCTCCGCGAAGACGAAGTGCTCTGCGCGCGCGTGCTCGCAACGGCCTCCTCCGGGTGAGCGGATGTGAGGCAGTTCTTCGGCAATTACCAACGGGCTTTGGAGAAGGGGGTGGAACTGCGCATCGGCCTCAACCCCCGAGGAGTTGTGCCCCTTCTGGCCTTGAATTCCGCGGACCGGGTCACAATGGAACGACATCCAAAGCGGTCCTGGCTATCGTATGTGGATGCCCTGCCCGCCGGCACTAATCAGTTCGGCAATTACTTTGAAATTCGAGACCCGTTGCGCGGACCAAACGGGGAGGCCTTGCGGGTTAAGACCATCTGGATGCGTGAGCACTTGTTCCGGCAACCCCTGCTTTTGTCCATGTCCAAGAGCGCCCGGGAGAGCGGTTCGCGCGAGCCGGTTATGAGGACCGGCGAGAATGGGGGCTGACGGGTTGCGGTCGAAGTTGGCTCTGATAGCCGGAGTGACGATATAGCCATCCAGCGCGGCGGGGTCCGGGAAGTCCCGTTGAAGGTGAGCAGAACGGAGATAGCGGCGCTGAATGTTGAGGAGGTCGGCGATTTTCATCAAAGTCAAAAGTCCAAGGTCCAAAGTTCAAGGTCTGGCGAACGTGATACCTGAGGCATGATCTGCCGCCACCCTGTTCCAGCGCGACAAGGAAATGAAAGGTGAAACGTGAGGCGTCATGCGCGGGCGGTCCTTCTCTTAATCCTGTATGGAACTGCATCTTCCTTAACGTGGAAGCCGATTTCGATCTTGGGCGGGTCGAGGATTCGCAGAATGTGCTGTATGCCGTCCAACAATGCAGCTTCCCGTGTGTCGAGACGGGTTTTGAGTTCGCTTTCGAGCAATGCAAGCTTTTCGGCAAGATCGCCGCGCTCTTTGAAAACCGCCCGCATCCTGACAAACGCCCGGACGACGAAAAGGCTCATCTGAACCGCGGGCGGGCTATTCAGAACCGTCGCCGCCATGATGGCGCCATGCTCGGTGAAGGCGCGCGGCAGGCGCCTTTGCAAAGTTTCTTGAAAAACTCGGCTGGATTGCTGCGCTGGTCGCGAGTGCTCGGACGAACCGCTTTTTGACATGGTTCCATCCATTGGCCCACGCAGTCTTGCGGGGGCCTGGATTCAGCGAATTCGGCCAGTTCCAGCTTCTTCAGTTTTTTCTTCGATAGCCGAGGGCGGAGCTTGTGCCGGGCTTTGCGGAGCGGCGCGCCGCACCGCCATTGCGTCTGGGCGACCGCGCCGCGGACACCGATCTCCCTCTGCTCCTTGGGATCCTGAAACCAGGGAGGGGGTTTTTGTTAGGAGGCGTTTTGAAAATGGCCGGCCCTCTCCTCGTCCTCGTCCTTCAAACCCTTGGAAAATCGAAAGGACGAGAGGGAGAGCCGGCAATCTCCGGCATGGCGCGGAATCAATTGTCTGCATCCTGGTCGAAATCGAACGGAGGGGTCAGCCCCGTGTAATCACCCACGACTTTGGCGTCATAGGGCGAGTAGAGGCCCTTTTGGGTTGTGTGCAGGTCGTATCCGGCGTTGTTGCCGATGGCGCCGCCCCCTGCCAAAGGCAGGCCATAGCTGGCAACGATGTCGCCGGCAGCGCTCACGCGGACGACGCGGTTATTGAACTGGTCGCTAATCAAGGTGTCCCCGTTGCGCAACCGCACTGCCCGGGTGGGCAAAGGCGCCGCCACGCTCATCGGGTCGGTATCGGTGGCGAATTGCCACACCACGGCGTCCTGGGCATCCACCTCGACGGCGCGGGAGTTGCCCGCATCGGTCAGGAGTGTATCACCATTAGGGAGGCGGCTGGCAAAGGCGCAGGCCCCAAGCGTCCCCCCTGCGGTAAAGGTCCTGACGATCTCATCGGCGCGGGTCACCTCGATGACGCGGTTGTTATTCTCGTCGGCGATGAGGATATGGCCATTTTCGAGCAACTCGGCCGAGTTGGGGCTGTTGAGCTGGTCGGCGGGAGTGCTGTTTGAGCCTGGATATTGCCAGACGATTTGTTTGCGCAGGTTCACCTCGATAATCCGGTTGTTGCCCTGGTCGGTAATAAGGACATGCGCGGTGGGCAGCCAGGTGTTTTGCACCGGGGTGCTCAGCAGGTTCGGGCCGGAGCCGGTTTGCCCGAATTGCCCGTACTGCCACACAATCCGCCCACGCGGATCGACCAGAACAACCCGGTTGTCCACCGCCCCATCGGGCGCCTGGGGGATGACACCCGGCGGGGTCCCTGTGCCGGCCATGAGGGTAAAGGGCCCGACCCGTTGCGAATCGTTGCACCCGATGATCGAGCGGGGTGAGAAGTCGTTGGGGCCAAGGCCGAAGGACCACAGGATGTTCCCTGCAGGGTCAGTCTCGATGACGCGATTATTGAATTGATCGGCGATCAAGATATTCCCAGGACGGTTGAACCCGGATAACCCTGCTCGAACGGGCATGGCCCCCAGCAGCAGTGAGAGTGAAATCACCAGGACAGCAGCCAAACCGCAAAGAGCGCCCAGCCGCGCGCGGCGGACGTTTATTGGTTTGGTGTTGGTTGTAAGATGCGCATTCATGGCTAATACCTTTCTTAATGTTCGGTCCTTTTGGTTGTCTATCCGGCGGCGAGCCAGGTTCCATTTGACGTGAGATGCGCGAGGGAGCCGTTGGGTTCCCGGAAATTTACTGAGGAGTCCGTAACATGAACTACGCCTCTAATCTGGCAATGCTTCTCCCTCTCCCCTTCCGAAGGGGACAGAAACCCTCTCCTCCTCTGGAGGAGAGGGCTGGGGAGAGGAGGCCTGTGTGTAGTCCATCCCACGATCCTCCCAGTAAATAGTCCGGCCGAGCCGAAATGGTGAACCGAAAATGAACATGATATTCTGTCACGGGATTGATATGCCGCATTTCAGGGCTGGTTCTGGGCAACTTGTTGGCCGCAGTCACGGCAGCGTCCGGTTTTATCGAGCACCCGGCAAATGAAATGTTCAAGGGATAAGGCTTGTCCTCATGCAAGATTTTCGAGCAGTTCGCGGTAGAGGACGGCATCGGATTGGCGGTAGGACTGGAGGAGTTCGGCGTCGGTGGCGCGAGGCAAGTTGTCGTAATGGATATCACGGCAGTGAACTCTTACGGCTTCAAGTCGCACCTGACGGATGCCTGACGGATAAATGACGGCAAATTGACGGATAAATTTGAAAAAAATGCCCATCTTTCTGTGTTCCTGACGGGTTGACGGCAAAAAGAGGGGGGGAGGGTGTGTCCCGGGTGTGTCCCCAGGTGTGTCCCCGGTGTGTCCCCCCCTGTTTTCCGCCGCCTCCGATGTGTTCGATGCTCGATTCTCAATGCTCAATCCTCACTCACCTCGCCTCTCGGGTGAATTAAGCCAAATTAAGCCAAATTAAGCTATAAACTGCCACCCCACCTCCCAGTCTGTGGTCTTCTGGCCTTCTTTCTAAAAATTCAATGTCAAATTTCATCCTCGTCCTCGCTCGCTTTTTTTGGACCCTGCCTCCTTCGAACCAAGCCAGACCTAACCTGTCTAACGCCTGCCAACAAAATCACGCCTCCTCATGAACCG encodes:
- a CDS encoding DUF4926 domain-containing protein, yielding MKFELYTDAVLTADLPEHRLQRGDIVKLVEHHVARNGTEGYSIEVFNALGDTIAVTAVSESALEPLREDEVLCARVLATASSG
- a CDS encoding glycosyl hydrolase family 28-related protein, with protein sequence MSFFSLLAVLSSASAAPGNTFNVRDYGAAGDGVTLDTAAINQAIQQCSQSGGGQVLVPAGRYLSGTIHLMNHVTLFLAAGSTLLGATNLDLYQQPQVPSFMPEAKWGKWHRGLIVGENLQDIAIAGFGTIDGHKVFDPTGEEHMRGPHAIVLVNVRGFSLRDLSIVDAANYAVFFEASDDVDIRNVKIAGGWDGVHFRGAPKRWCHHVSIIGCQFYTGDDSIAGRYWDNVLISGCVLNSSCNGIRLIGPATRLIVDRCLFYGPGQRPHRTGGRTNMLSGIILQPGAWDRTEGLLDDVLLSGNTMHDVASPVTIWTKPGNPVNRITISGLNATGVYRSALSVESWSDAPITNLVVRDASIEFAGGGTQRQGLESVKKPGADARRLPAWGLYARNVQHLTVEDVRLSVAADDVRPVLMADRVEQLTLDNFRFTPVPGVKEPMALSRVAHLTVRDAQPTAN
- the hpnD gene encoding presqualene diphosphate synthase HpnD — protein: MQESRAITRKSASNLALAFVLLPKPKREGMSALYAFCREVDDIADNENRPVEERRTELASWRADLRRACGSETPQYAVNRELQPIVHTYQLPFEYFDALLQGVEMDLATRRYSDYEQLELYCYRVASAVGLLSIEIFGYSNPACRDYAIYLGKALQLTNILRDVRSDAQRGRIYLPLSELDRFQVRPEEILRFEYSERFHALASSVGKRARHFYQLARDTLPAADRRAMVAAELMGSVYWRLLAKLERQHFQVFAPQPTALTKAQKVLLILQAWYRFASGSTTPAYAAS